A stretch of the Pseudomonas sp. ACM7 genome encodes the following:
- a CDS encoding glutaredoxin family protein: protein MLPECQLFGTLGCHLCEVAEAMLMEFVERGLLVELVDIADDETWFEAYSLRIPVLRRVDTGAELGWPFSADQVVAFLR, encoded by the coding sequence ATGCTTCCTGAATGTCAGCTGTTCGGCACCCTTGGGTGTCATCTCTGTGAAGTGGCAGAAGCCATGCTGATGGAATTTGTCGAGCGCGGTCTGCTGGTGGAACTGGTGGATATCGCGGACGATGAAACATGGTTCGAAGCTTACAGTCTGCGTATTCCGGTATTACGGCGGGTCGATACTGGCGCGGAGCTGGGCTGGCCGTTCAGTGCCGATCAGGTAGTGGCGTTCCTGCGTTAA